The window CGACGGCGACCGCGAACGGGTGGCCGAGCTGCTGCAGCAGGCGTGCGGCGACGGGCGGATCACCCTCGAGGAGTTCAGTGTCCGCGTCGGCGCCGCATGGGCCGCGTCCACCGATGTCGAGCTGGCCCGGGTCACCGACGGCCTCGCACCGACTCCGGTGGTGGGCGCCGCCCGTACCGTCGAGAAGGTCGTCACCGTCCTCAGCCAGCGCAAACGCCGTGGCCGATGGCGGCTGCGATCCGGGCGGCTGAGCACCTTCACCCTTTTCGGCGGCACTCACCTCGACCTGCGTGACGTGATCACCGGCGCCGACGAGATCGAGATCGAGGGCACCTGCCTCTTCGGTGGGCTCAAGGTGATCGTGCCGGAGGGCGTCGAGGTCGAGCTCTCCGGCACCAGTGCCCTCAGCTCCGAGGAGCTTCGGCTCGCGGCGGTGCCGCGACTTCCCGGCACACCCATCATCCGGGTACGGGTGAACGCCTGGTTCAGCAGTGTCGAGGTGAAGTCACGCCGCCCCGGCGACGGCGTCCGCGAATGGATCGCCGACACCCTGGGCCTGTAGCTACTCGGTGACCGACGGCGTGGGCGGCGGGCCGCTGCGCTGCTGCACCACGTGGGCCTGCTCGTGAGCGAGCAGCCCGTCCCGTAGGACGGCCCCGGCACCGCCGACCACGTCACCGGGCCGGATCATCGGCTGGGCCTGTGCCACCGACTGCCGGACCCGGGCGATCGACCGGGCGGTCGTCATCATCGTGCGCGCCTGGGCGACCTGCTGCATCGCCAGCGTGTAGGCCAGGCGCTGCTGCTGGTGGATCACCGGATCCGGCGAGTACGGGTCGAGGATCATCGTGCCGGCCACGATCAGGCCCTGCGCCGAGGCCATCTGCCGGGCGGCCAGCATCGTGGTCTGCGCGCCGGTCAGCATGTCGGCGTACTGCGACATGGTCAGCGCCGTCGCGTCGATCTCGGCCCGCAGTGCGTCGGCCCGGACCGCGGCCGTGCCCATCCGGATGCTGAACGTGCTACCCGCCGAACCCAGCCAGCCGTGCCGGGCCTCGTCACCGGCGGCCCGCAGCGTGGTGGCGGCGCCGTCCACCTCTGATCCGAGCCGGGCACGCAGATACTGGGAACCGGCGTAGAGCGTCGCGGGATTGCCGTCCAGGCGGGTGTCGATCGGCATCATCGGCTCCCCGAGATGTCGCGGGCATTGGTGAGATCCCCGTCGGCGTACGCCTGATTGGCCTGGAGGACCCGGTCGGCGGCCTCGTCGAGGCCGCCGGCGAGCGCTGTCGCGTTCTGCACCAGCCTGGTGATCAGGTCTTCGAAGATCGGGGTGTCGGTGCCGGCGTCGGGTGCGCCGGGGCCGCCCTCGCCGGCGGCCCGCAGCGTGCCGCCGGAACGTCGCAACTGGTCCGCGATCCCTTCGAGCGACAGCGGGTCGACGTGCAGTCGATCGGTCATGACGGTTCGGCTCCTCCCAGATCGGACGCCCGGGTGTACACGTGGACCTTCGAACCGGTTCAACCACGCATCGACATTTCTCGGTGACCGTCGGTAGGTTCACCTTTCTCTGCGACTAGCCCTATGCAGAACTAGAAATAGGTTCTAGGGTTCCGGGCGTGACTTCGCTGCGCATGACGACGCCGCGCCTGCTGACGCTGCGCGTCCTCCTCGGACAACCCGACGAGGAACGGTACGGCCTGAGCGTCGCCCGGGAAGCGGGCCTGGAACCGGGCACGATCTACCCGATCCTGGTCGCCTTCGAGACCGTCGGCTGGCTGACCAGTCGGGAGGACGACGTCGACGTGCACCTCGAGGGCCGGCCCCGGCGCCGGTACTACCGGCTCACCGCGGACGGGATCGTCGCCGCCCGCGAGGCGCTCGCCGCGGCCGAGAAACGACGCGGTGCCCGTGCCGGCGCCCGGAAACTCGCATGGTGACCCGGCCGACGGCCGTGCAGCGGATCGCCGTGGCGACGCTCGCCCGGCTGCTGCCCACCGGCTTCCGCGACCGTCAGCGCGCCGAATGGTCGGCCGACCTGCTCGAACTGTCCCGGCGGCAACGCGTGCGCTATCTGCTGTCGGCCGCCTGGACCCTGCCCGAGTTGCGAGCGGCCGTCCGGGCCGGACGGCCGGTCTGGTGGTCGCCGGCCGGTCTGCGGGCCGGCCTCGGCCGTCCGGGCACGTCCGGCGTCGTCGCGATGGCCGTCGTGGCGGCGGTGCTCGGCGCGATCTTCGGGGCGGCGGCCGCCACCCGGATCGGCTGGGAGTACGCCCGCCCGCTGCCGTCCGGCCCGGAGGCCGCAGCGCTGACGCGCACGGCTTTCCCGGGGATGACCGTGACCAGCCAGGAGGACGCGGCGTTCTGGGCCGACGATCCGGACGACCGCAGCGTGTACGGGGGTGTCATCTACTCCGTCGACCATGCGGGCATCGAGGTCCCCGGCGTGACACAACGGCTGAACGCGGCCGGCTGGCAGACCGTCCCGCACCTGTACCCCGACATGGAACCCTCGATGTACGGCACCGACACCCGGATGGAACGTGACGGGCTGGTGCTGATGTACAACACCCGCAGTGCCTCCTTCACCGTGACACGGGCCGTTCCGTCCTGGATGGGAGGGGTCGCCGCGGCCGGGGCGGCCGTCGGTGCCCTACTCGGCTGGCTGCTGGTCGGCTGGGCCGGGCGGCGCGCCCCGGAGGGGACCATCGCCGGCCAGTTGAGCAGCCTGATCGTCTGGCCCAGCGCGTTCCTCATCCTGCTGTGGCAGACCGGTGCCTTCCTGTACCGGGAGTTCGGCTGGACCAGCGGCGACGCGTTCTTCCTGCAACTGCTCTACCTCGCCGAAGACCTGTTCCTGTTCTCCTGGGCGGCGGGAACGGCCGTCGTCGCGTTCACCGTCGTCGCCGTCCTGAACCGCTGGCCCCAGATCGTCCAGCACCAGTAGATCCAGCACCGGTAGGTCAGGTCAGGCGGGGCCGGCCAGCGCCTCGGCGTACCGGCGCAGGTGGGGTTTCGTGGTCTGGGCCGCGTAACGCCGGAACTGGTCCCGGCACTCGGGCAGCCGGAGGCCGCCGGTCAGCGACGGAAGCGGGAAGAAGATGCCGTCCTGGGTGCCGGGCCGCCAGACCGCCGGGATGCCGGCCGCCCCGTCGTCCGGGGCGGCCAGGCCGTAGAAGACGTCGGACACGCCCAGGGTCAGGGCGGTGCCGAGGCACATCAGGCACGGCTCCATCGTGACGCCGAGCCGCAGTGGCTGCTCCCGGCGGGTCCAGCCCAGGCGTTCGTCGGCCTCGATCATCGCCAGCAGGTCGGCGTGCACCAGGCGCCGGCCCCGGGATCGCTCCGACGTGTAGCCGCGCCCGATCACCTCGTCGCCCATCACGACGACCGCGCCGATCGGCATCTCACCGGCCCGTAGCCCGTCCTCGGCGGCGTCCAGGGCCAGACCGACCAGTTCCTCGGGTGTCATCCGGCCCATGCTGTCACAAACGCGAAGCCCGGCCGGGGTGTCCCGGCCGGGCTTCCGCGTTGCGACGCTCTCTCAGATGAGCCAGCGGTTCTTCTGGACCAGCGGGAGCTTGGCCCACCAGCGGCCCAGGCCCCAGGTGTGTCCCGCGTAGGTCAGGGCGACCACGACGGCGGTGAGGCCGTAGACGACGTGGTAGT of the Actinoplanes sichuanensis genome contains:
- a CDS encoding DUF1707 SHOCT-like domain-containing protein, translating into MVLPVPAPISDGDRERVAELLQQACGDGRITLEEFSVRVGAAWAASTDVELARVTDGLAPTPVVGAARTVEKVVTVLSQRKRRGRWRLRSGRLSTFTLFGGTHLDLRDVITGADEIEIEGTCLFGGLKVIVPEGVEVELSGTSALSSEELRLAAVPRLPGTPIIRVRVNAWFSSVEVKSRRPGDGVREWIADTLGL
- a CDS encoding WXG100 family type VII secretion target, encoding MTDRLHVDPLSLEGIADQLRRSGGTLRAAGEGGPGAPDAGTDTPIFEDLITRLVQNATALAGGLDEAADRVLQANQAYADGDLTNARDISGSR
- a CDS encoding PadR family transcriptional regulator, which codes for MTSLRMTTPRLLTLRVLLGQPDEERYGLSVAREAGLEPGTIYPILVAFETVGWLTSREDDVDVHLEGRPRRRYYRLTADGIVAAREALAAAEKRRGARAGARKLAW
- a CDS encoding nucleoside deaminase; the protein is MTPEELVGLALDAAEDGLRAGEMPIGAVVVMGDEVIGRGYTSERSRGRRLVHADLLAMIEADERLGWTRREQPLRLGVTMEPCLMCLGTALTLGVSDVFYGLAAPDDGAAGIPAVWRPGTQDGIFFPLPSLTGGLRLPECRDQFRRYAAQTTKPHLRRYAEALAGPA